One segment of Cyprinus carpio isolate SPL01 chromosome A17, ASM1834038v1, whole genome shotgun sequence DNA contains the following:
- the LOC109108108 gene encoding DNA-binding protein inhibitor ID-3-like, whose protein sequence is MKAISPVRSVRSCYEAVCCISEQSLVISRCKSPIEELSDMNDCYSKLKELVPSIPQNKSVSQMEILQHVIDYIFDLQIALENETDTQNTPDIFMSMKNSEMTLNFSKEDEAMCH, encoded by the exons ATGAAGGCGATCAGTCCCGTTCGCTCTGTCAGAAGCTGTTATGAAGCAGTGTGCTGCATCTCCGAGCAGAGTCTCGTCATCAGCCGCTGCAAGAGTCCCATTGAGGAGCTGTCCGATATGAATGACTGCTACTCAAAACTCAAAGAGCTGGTGCCCAGCATCCCTCAGAACAAATCCGTGAGCCAAATGGAGATTCTTCAGCATGTAATAGATTACATCTTCGATTTACAGATTGCACTGGAAAACGAGACGGACACACAAAACACGCCTGACATATTCATGTCAATGAAG AACTCAGAGATGACCCTTAATTTCTCCAAAGAGGATGAAGCTATGTGCCATTAG